The window GGCCCGGCGGATGGCGGTGACCAGCTCGAGGATGGTGCGATCGCGGTCGAGCCACCCGTTGTGGGCCGCCGCCTCGAGCATGGCGTACTCGCCGGAGACCTGGAACGCCGCGACCGGTACGTCCACCTCGTCGGCGACCCGTCGGATCACGTCGAGATAGGCCAGGGCCGGTTTCACCATGACCGCGTCGGCGCCCTCGTCGATGTCGAGGCGGACTTCGCGCAGGGCTTCTCGCGCGTTGCCGGGATCCTGCTGGTAGCCCGCTCGGTCGCCGAGTTGGGGGGCGCATTCCGCCGCGTCGCGAAATGGTCCGTACAGCGCGGACGCGAATTTGGCCGCATAGGCGAGGATCGCGACATCGACGTGTCCGGCGTCGTCGAGCGCGGCGCGGATGGCCCCGACCTGGCCGTCCATCATCCCGCTGGGTGCAACGACCTGGGCGCCGGCCGCGGCTTGGGCGACGGCGATCGAGGCGTACCGGTCCAACGTGGCGTCGTTGTCGACCTGGCCCCCTGGGGTGAGCAGTCCGCAATGCCCGTGATCGGTGTACTCGTCGAGACACAGATCGGCCATCAGGACGGTGGCGTCGCCAAGCTCGGCAGCCAGATCGGCAAGGGCCAGCGCCACGATGCCTTTCGGGTCATCCGCCGCGCTCCCCCGGGCATCTTTCGAAACCGGGATGCCGAACACGATCAGTCCGCCGACACCGGCGTCGACCGCATCGTGGGCGGCTTTGCGCAACGAGTCCCGCGTGTGCTGGACGACCCCGGGCATCGATCGGACCGGAGCCGGTTCGGTGATCCCCTCCTTGACGAACAGCGGCAACACGAGGTCACCGGGATGAACCACGGTCTCCCGGGTAAGCCGCCGCAACGCCGGCGTCCGCCGCCAGCGCCGCGGCCGCTGGGCGGGGAAACCGCTCACTTCGCCTTCTTCACCGGCCGCGCGGCTGGTCGGCTGCGGTTGGCCTTACCCGGCGGCTCGTGCTCGTTGGCCAACCGGCGCGCCGACCCGAACTCGGCGAGACCGTCGGCCAGGACGAGTGCCGACGCCGACCCGGCCATGACGTCCACCCGCAGGCCGAGTTCCTC of the Mycobacteriales bacterium genome contains:
- the hemB gene encoding porphobilinogen synthase, which encodes MSGFPAQRPRRWRRTPALRRLTRETVVHPGDLVLPLFVKEGITEPAPVRSMPGVVQHTRDSLRKAAHDAVDAGVGGLIVFGIPVSKDARGSAADDPKGIVALALADLAAELGDATVLMADLCLDEYTDHGHCGLLTPGGQVDNDATLDRYASIAVAQAAAGAQVVAPSGMMDGQVGAIRAALDDAGHVDVAILAYAAKFASALYGPFRDAAECAPQLGDRAGYQQDPGNAREALREVRLDIDEGADAVMVKPALAYLDVIRRVADEVDVPVAAFQVSGEYAMLEAAAHNGWLDRDRTILELVTAIRRAGADVVLTYWAAELAARLGRS